The Anoxybacillus flavithermus genome has a segment encoding these proteins:
- a CDS encoding bifunctional methylenetetrahydrofolate dehydrogenase/methenyltetrahydrofolate cyclohydrolase produces MAAQIINGFELAKEKRAQLAKEVEQLKREGIEPALAVILVGDHPASQSYVKAKQKACEEIGIRSILLTFPNDISESFLLEQIARLNKDRSIHGILVQLPLPSQINELHVIEAIAPEKDVDGFHPLNVGRMMIGQRAFLPCTPYGILYMVQSLQVDITGKHVVVVGRSHIVGKPVGQLFLREHATVTYCHSRTNDLEAITRQADILIVAVGKPKLITSSYVKEGAIVIDVGVNRLENGKLCGDVDFDDVKQVASYITPVPKGVGPMTITMLLHNTVQAAREQHK; encoded by the coding sequence ATGGCAGCACAAATCATTAACGGTTTTGAATTAGCAAAAGAAAAGCGAGCGCAATTAGCAAAAGAAGTCGAACAGTTAAAACGAGAAGGTATTGAGCCAGCGTTAGCTGTTATTCTTGTTGGAGATCATCCTGCTTCACAATCGTACGTAAAAGCGAAACAAAAGGCATGTGAAGAAATTGGCATTCGTTCGATTTTACTCACTTTTCCAAATGACATATCCGAATCGTTTTTGCTAGAGCAAATTGCTCGTCTAAACAAAGACCGCTCAATACACGGCATTTTAGTGCAATTGCCGCTACCGTCGCAAATTAATGAATTACATGTGATTGAAGCAATTGCGCCAGAAAAAGATGTCGATGGTTTTCATCCGTTAAATGTCGGGCGAATGATGATCGGACAACGCGCCTTTTTACCTTGTACACCATATGGTATTTTATATATGGTTCAATCTTTGCAAGTTGATATTACTGGAAAACATGTCGTTGTCGTTGGACGAAGTCATATCGTCGGCAAGCCGGTCGGTCAACTATTTTTGCGCGAGCATGCGACAGTCACGTATTGCCATTCCCGAACAAACGATTTAGAAGCGATCACACGCCAAGCAGATATTTTAATTGTTGCGGTCGGCAAACCGAAGCTTATTACGTCTTCATATGTGAAAGAAGGAGCAATTGTAATCGACGTCGGTGTGAATCGACTAGAAAACGGAAAGTTATGCGGAGATGTCGATTTTGATGATGTAAAACAAGTAGCAAGCTACATTACTCCTGTGCCAAAAGGTGTCGGGCCGATGACGATTACGATGCTGTTGCACAACACGGTGCAAGCAGCGCGTGAACAACATAAGTAA
- a CDS encoding exodeoxyribonuclease VII large subunit → MAEMRYVTVAALTKYIKRKFEVDPHLQDLWIKGEISNFTYHSRGHMYFTLKDEQARIQAVMFAGYNRQLTLKPENGMTVLVRGEISVYEPSGTYQVYVKEMQPDGVGALYLAYEQLKKKLEQEGLFAKEHKKPIPKFPQHIGVVTSPTGAAIRDILTTIRRRYPLAKVILFPTLVQGEQAPLSIVQSIQKANDIGYIDVLIVGRGGGSIEELWAFNEEIVARAIFASRVPIISAVGHETDYTIADFVADLRAPTPTGAAELAVPHVADLLSRVSDQQARLIRATKERLNAEQKRLQSLRSSYAFRYPKRLYEQKEQQLDMLVDRLQRQMNDMLKQKEHKLQQLQLTLFAHHPQSRIEKATDRIRTLQQTIVRNMNDVMKQKKWSLATTMAKLDALSPLKIMERGYSLAYDEQETLIKTVTQLQTGDRVHIRFQDGRAHCIVSNIEEENV, encoded by the coding sequence GTGGCAGAAATGAGGTATGTAACGGTTGCGGCATTAACGAAATACATTAAGCGGAAATTTGAAGTCGATCCCCATTTGCAAGATTTATGGATTAAAGGGGAAATTTCCAACTTTACATATCATTCGCGTGGACATATGTACTTTACGTTAAAAGATGAACAAGCACGCATTCAAGCCGTTATGTTCGCAGGGTATAATCGCCAGCTAACATTGAAACCAGAAAACGGAATGACTGTGCTTGTGCGCGGTGAAATTTCCGTATACGAGCCAAGCGGAACGTATCAAGTATACGTAAAAGAGATGCAACCGGATGGTGTCGGTGCGCTTTATTTAGCGTATGAGCAGTTAAAAAAGAAACTAGAGCAGGAAGGGCTATTTGCTAAAGAGCATAAAAAGCCGATTCCGAAATTCCCGCAACATATTGGTGTTGTAACATCGCCAACGGGGGCAGCGATTCGCGATATTTTAACGACGATTCGCCGCCGCTATCCGCTCGCAAAAGTGATTTTATTTCCGACGCTCGTTCAAGGGGAGCAAGCTCCGTTATCGATCGTTCAATCGATTCAAAAAGCAAATGATATCGGATATATTGACGTGCTCATCGTCGGACGCGGTGGAGGTTCGATTGAAGAACTTTGGGCGTTTAACGAAGAAATCGTGGCGCGAGCGATTTTTGCCTCGCGCGTTCCGATTATTTCTGCTGTCGGACATGAGACAGACTATACGATCGCTGATTTTGTTGCGGATTTGCGTGCGCCGACGCCGACAGGGGCAGCGGAACTTGCTGTGCCGCATGTCGCAGATTTGCTTTCGCGTGTATCCGACCAACAAGCTCGTCTCATTCGAGCGACGAAAGAACGGTTAAATGCGGAACAAAAACGGCTTCAATCGTTGCGTTCATCGTATGCGTTTCGCTATCCGAAACGGCTTTACGAACAAAAAGAGCAGCAGTTAGATATGCTTGTTGACCGATTGCAACGACAAATGAACGATATGTTAAAACAAAAAGAGCATAAACTCCAACAACTACAACTCACATTGTTTGCACATCATCCGCAATCGCGAATCGAAAAAGCGACTGATCGTATTCGTACGTTACAACAAACCATCGTTCGCAATATGAACGATGTGATGAAACAAAAAAAGTGGTCGCTTGCAACAACGATGGCGAAGCTCGATGCGCTTAGCCCATTGAAAATTATGGAGCGTGGTTATAGCCTTGCGTATGATGAGCAAGAAACGCTCATTAAGACGGTAACACAATTGCAAACAGGAGATCGTGTTCATATCCGCTTTCAAGACGGGCGCGCACATTGTATTGTTTCAAATATTGAGGAGGAGAACGTATGA
- a CDS encoding exodeoxyribonuclease VII small subunit: MTFEEAMNKLEEIVQKLEEGDVPLEEAIHFFQEGMKLSKFCHDKLQQVEKQMEFILREDGQLEPFTVQEE; the protein is encoded by the coding sequence ATGACGTTTGAAGAAGCGATGAACAAGCTTGAAGAGATTGTACAAAAGCTAGAAGAAGGAGATGTTCCGCTTGAAGAAGCGATTCATTTTTTTCAAGAGGGCATGAAATTATCGAAGTTTTGTCATGACAAACTCCAACAAGTGGAAAAACAAATGGAGTTTATTTTACGGGAAGATGGACAGCTTGAACCGTTTACAGTGCAGGAGGAGTAG
- a CDS encoding farnesyl-diphosphate synthase encodes MEKLLRQYKEQIEQQLPAYIESLQAPQTIKEAMLYSLQAGGKRIRPLLLLSTLHAFRKPIDIGMSVACALEMIHTYSLIHDDLPSMDNDDLRRGKPTNHKVFGEANAILAGDALLTYAFQVVADDKTISSDVKVRLISELAKAAGPEGMVGGQVADLEGEGKTISLQQLEYIHRHKTGKLLQYSIRAGAILGEATEQQLTLLTLFADHLGLAFQIRDDILDIEGDEQKIGKKVGSDIENDKSTYPSLLTLDGAKKKLYDHMKEARKLLDEAKIDASLLHYICDIVETRDH; translated from the coding sequence GTGGAAAAGTTATTGCGGCAATATAAAGAGCAAATCGAACAGCAGCTACCGGCGTATATTGAATCATTGCAAGCACCTCAAACGATCAAAGAAGCGATGCTCTATTCGTTGCAAGCAGGAGGAAAACGGATTCGCCCTCTTTTGTTGCTCTCAACGTTACATGCGTTTCGTAAACCAATTGACATCGGTATGTCTGTTGCCTGTGCGCTTGAAATGATTCATACGTATTCACTCATTCATGACGATTTGCCGAGCATGGATAACGATGATTTACGACGCGGTAAACCGACAAATCATAAAGTATTTGGTGAAGCGAATGCGATTTTAGCAGGCGACGCGTTACTGACATACGCTTTTCAAGTAGTTGCAGATGACAAAACCATTTCATCGGATGTAAAAGTTCGTCTTATTTCTGAATTAGCAAAAGCAGCTGGACCCGAAGGAATGGTTGGCGGACAAGTAGCCGACCTTGAAGGAGAAGGAAAAACAATTAGTTTGCAACAATTAGAATACATTCACCGCCATAAAACTGGAAAGTTGTTGCAATATAGCATTCGGGCAGGTGCGATATTAGGTGAAGCAACAGAACAACAATTAACATTGTTAACATTATTTGCTGACCATCTCGGTTTAGCGTTTCAAATTCGCGACGACATTTTAGATATTGAAGGAGACGAGCAAAAAATTGGGAAAAAAGTAGGTAGCGACATCGAAAACGATAAATCGACATATCCGTCTCTTTTGACGCTTGATGGGGCAAAGAAAAAACTTTACGATCATATGAAAGAAGCGCGCAAACTTCTTGATGAAGCAAAAATTGATGCATCGCTATTACATTATATTTGTGATATTGTCGAAACGCGGGATCATTAA
- a CDS encoding 1-deoxy-D-xylulose-5-phosphate synthase, translating into MDVTAIQNPKFLKQMSNEQLVQLSEQIRQFLIEKLSKTGGHIGPNLGVVELTIALHKVFDSPTDKLIWDVGHQSYVHKILTGRASQFDTLRQYKGLCGFPKRSESEHDVWETGHSSTSLSAAMGMAIARDLKGTNEYIVPIIGDGALTGGMALEALNHIGHEKKDMIVILNDNEMSIAPNVGALHNVLGRLRTAGKYHWVKDELEMLLKKIPAVGGKLATTAERVKDSIKYLLVSGVFFEELGFTYFGPVDGHNFDDLFENLHYAKKTKGPVLVHVITKKGKGYHPAENDKVGTWHGTGPYKIETGDFIQSKQSAPSWSALVSETVRKLAREDRRIVAITPAMPVGSKLEGFASEFPDRMYDVGIAEQHAATMAAGLATQGMKPFLAIYSTFLQRAYDQVVHDICRQNLNVFLGIDRAGLVGADGETHQGVFDIAFLRHIPNIVLMMPKDENEGQHMVYTAIQYDGGPIAMRFPRGNGLGVPMDKQLKKIPIGTWEMLREGTDVAILTFGTTIPMALQAAERLANEGISVQVVNARFIKPLDEAMLHTLLQQNMPLLTIEEAVLQGGFGSAVIEFAHDHGYHGAIIDRMGIPDRFIEHGGVSQLLEEIGLTTEHVMERICLLTPKKRKRA; encoded by the coding sequence TTGGATGTTACAGCGATTCAAAACCCAAAATTTTTAAAGCAAATGTCAAATGAACAACTCGTTCAACTGAGCGAGCAAATTCGACAATTTTTAATTGAGAAATTATCGAAAACAGGTGGGCATATTGGTCCGAATCTTGGAGTCGTTGAATTGACAATTGCGCTTCATAAAGTGTTTGATAGCCCAACAGATAAACTGATTTGGGATGTTGGTCATCAGTCGTACGTGCATAAAATTTTAACTGGGCGTGCTAGTCAATTTGATACGTTGCGACAATATAAAGGATTGTGCGGCTTTCCAAAACGTAGCGAAAGCGAACATGACGTATGGGAAACGGGACATAGCTCGACATCGTTATCCGCTGCAATGGGTATGGCGATTGCGCGTGATTTAAAGGGAACAAACGAATATATCGTTCCGATCATCGGAGACGGCGCGCTCACCGGCGGAATGGCGCTAGAAGCGTTAAACCATATCGGACATGAGAAAAAAGATATGATTGTCATTTTAAACGATAACGAAATGTCAATTGCTCCAAACGTGGGAGCGCTTCATAATGTACTTGGTCGCCTGCGAACAGCAGGAAAGTATCATTGGGTAAAAGATGAATTAGAAATGTTGTTAAAGAAAATTCCAGCTGTCGGCGGAAAGCTTGCTACAACAGCGGAACGTGTCAAAGATAGCATTAAATATTTGCTCGTTTCAGGCGTATTTTTTGAAGAACTCGGCTTTACGTACTTTGGCCCGGTAGATGGCCATAACTTTGACGACTTATTTGAAAACTTACATTATGCGAAAAAGACGAAAGGACCTGTTCTTGTTCACGTCATCACGAAAAAAGGAAAAGGATATCACCCGGCAGAAAACGATAAAGTAGGAACGTGGCACGGAACAGGACCGTATAAAATTGAAACGGGTGATTTCATTCAATCGAAGCAATCTGCTCCATCTTGGAGTGCGCTCGTGAGTGAAACGGTGCGGAAATTAGCGCGCGAAGATCGTCGCATTGTTGCCATTACGCCAGCGATGCCTGTTGGCTCAAAATTAGAAGGGTTCGCAAGCGAATTCCCTGATCGTATGTACGACGTCGGGATTGCTGAGCAACATGCTGCCACGATGGCTGCTGGTTTAGCGACGCAAGGGATGAAACCGTTTTTAGCGATTTATTCAACATTTTTACAACGGGCGTACGACCAAGTTGTTCACGACATTTGTCGTCAAAATTTAAACGTGTTTCTCGGCATTGACCGGGCAGGGCTCGTTGGTGCGGATGGTGAAACGCATCAAGGAGTGTTTGATATCGCCTTTTTACGTCACATTCCAAACATCGTATTAATGATGCCAAAAGATGAAAATGAGGGGCAACATATGGTGTATACAGCCATTCAATACGATGGCGGCCCGATTGCGATGCGTTTTCCACGTGGTAATGGTCTTGGTGTGCCGATGGATAAGCAATTGAAAAAAATTCCGATCGGTACGTGGGAAATGTTGCGTGAAGGAACAGACGTTGCCATTCTAACGTTTGGTACGACGATTCCGATGGCGCTTCAAGCAGCTGAACGTCTTGCAAATGAAGGCATTTCTGTACAAGTTGTCAACGCCCGTTTTATTAAGCCACTTGATGAAGCGATGTTGCATACGCTACTGCAACAAAACATGCCGTTACTTACAATTGAAGAAGCGGTACTTCAAGGTGGATTTGGTAGTGCTGTAATTGAATTTGCTCATGATCACGGGTATCATGGGGCGATTATTGATCGAATGGGCATTCCGGACCGTTTTATTGAACATGGCGGTGTGTCGCAACTTCTTGAAGAAATTGGACTAACGACTGAACATGTAATGGAACGAATTTGTTTATTAACTCCGAAAAAAAGAAAAAGGGCATGA
- a CDS encoding TlyA family rRNA (cytidine-2'-O)-methyltransferase — translation MKGKKERLDVLLVERGLAETREKAKRTIMAGLVYSNEMRLDKPGEKVPVDIPLTVKGNALPYVSRGGLKLEKALQMFALEVKDKIMVDIGASTGGFTDCALQNGVKLSYALDVGYNQLAWKLRQDERVVVMERTNFRYVTPSDFQHGLPNFATIDVSFISLKLILPVLKTILVPHSDIVALVKPQFEAGKEFVGKKGIVRDARVHVHVLETITAFAQQEGYDIIGLTHSPITGGDGNIEFLLHLRWEGKEVGENRLTVSPEEVVARAHDELKENKEHAGE, via the coding sequence ATGAAAGGGAAGAAAGAACGTTTAGATGTATTGCTTGTCGAACGCGGATTGGCTGAAACGCGCGAAAAGGCGAAGCGAACAATTATGGCTGGCCTTGTGTATTCAAACGAAATGCGGCTTGACAAACCAGGGGAAAAAGTTCCCGTGGACATTCCGCTAACGGTGAAAGGAAATGCGCTACCGTATGTGAGTCGCGGGGGACTCAAACTTGAAAAAGCGTTACAAATGTTCGCGCTTGAAGTAAAAGATAAGATTATGGTCGACATTGGTGCATCGACAGGCGGATTTACGGACTGTGCGTTGCAAAATGGGGTGAAGTTGTCATACGCTCTTGATGTGGGATACAATCAGCTCGCATGGAAACTGCGTCAAGATGAGCGTGTTGTAGTCATGGAGCGAACGAACTTTCGTTATGTGACGCCGAGTGATTTTCAACACGGCTTACCAAACTTTGCAACGATCGATGTGTCGTTTATTTCATTAAAATTAATTTTACCCGTCTTAAAAACGATTTTAGTGCCGCATAGCGATATCGTTGCTCTAGTCAAACCGCAATTTGAAGCGGGAAAAGAGTTTGTCGGAAAAAAGGGGATTGTCCGCGATGCACGTGTTCATGTGCACGTCCTTGAAACAATTACTGCATTTGCGCAACAAGAAGGGTACGACATTATTGGGCTAACCCACTCGCCGATCACAGGCGGTGACGGAAATATTGAATTTTTGCTTCATTTACGTTGGGAAGGCAAAGAAGTAGGAGAAAATCGCTTGACTGTTTCTCCAGAAGAAGTAGTTGCTCGGGCACATGACGAGTTGAAAGAAAATAAAGAACATGCGGGGGAATAA
- a CDS encoding arginine repressor yields the protein MNKGQRHIKIREIISNHDIETQDELVDMLRKEGFNVTQATVSRDIKELHLVKVPMMDGRYKYSLPADQRFNPLQKLKRALMDAFVKIDGAGHLLVMKTLPGNAHAIGVLLDHLEWDEIVGTICGDDTCLIICRTPEDTEVISKRLLDML from the coding sequence TTGAATAAAGGACAACGTCATATTAAAATTCGTGAAATTATTTCAAATCATGATATTGAAACACAAGATGAACTTGTGGATATGTTGCGCAAAGAAGGTTTTAACGTCACACAAGCAACGGTGTCTCGCGACATTAAAGAACTTCATTTAGTCAAAGTGCCGATGATGGATGGACGATATAAATATAGCTTACCTGCCGATCAACGATTTAATCCGCTCCAGAAGTTAAAACGAGCGCTCATGGATGCATTTGTAAAAATTGATGGAGCAGGTCACTTGCTCGTTATGAAAACGCTGCCGGGAAATGCGCACGCTATCGGTGTACTGCTCGATCATTTAGAATGGGATGAAATTGTTGGCACGATTTGTGGCGACGATACGTGTTTAATTATTTGCCGCACGCCAGAAGATACAGAAGTTATTTCAAAACGATTGTTGGACATGCTGTAA
- a CDS encoding DNA repair protein RecN, with protein sequence MLAELSIKNFAIIESLSLSFEKGLTVLTGETGAGKSIIIDAIHLLIGGRGSAEFVRYGETKAEIEGLFLLEQGDHPCYSKCAELGIDISDGMIVLRRELTINGKSVCRVNGKLVTIATLREIGSTLVDIHGQHEHQELLDESKHLHLLDEYGGERIREALEEYGSLYTAYERVKRQLQKLNENEQQMAHRLDLLTFQLDEIQKAELQLDEDEQLMEERRKIVNFQKIYEALQSSYEALYGEQRGLDWIGLAMNHLDHVSEIDSSLKQAQEVVSNCYYLLEEVAHQLREQLDQLEYDPLRLDEIESRLNEINHLKRKYGQTVRDILEYAAKVEEEIETIQHRDDHIHKLQIELQSIMADLLVEAKHISELRMQYAKQLIDDIHQELKDLYMEKTTFDVVFRKRQGTYDDPLLDGTPVKLQADGMDEVEFYISTNPGEPLKPLAKVASGGELSRMMLALKSIFSKHQGVTSIIFDEVDTGVSGRVAQAIAEKIYRVARHSQVLCISHLPQVAAMADTHLFIAKETKDGRTKTTVEALNEQEKINEISRMISGVEITDLTKQHARELLQLAKKIKNETT encoded by the coding sequence ATGTTAGCGGAGTTATCTATCAAAAATTTTGCCATTATTGAATCCCTTTCGCTTTCGTTTGAAAAAGGATTAACTGTTTTAACTGGAGAAACGGGAGCGGGAAAATCCATTATTATTGATGCCATTCATTTGTTAATTGGCGGACGCGGCTCAGCAGAATTTGTTCGATACGGCGAAACAAAAGCAGAAATCGAAGGTCTTTTTTTGCTTGAACAAGGTGATCACCCGTGTTACAGCAAATGTGCCGAGCTTGGCATCGATATAAGCGATGGGATGATTGTGCTTCGTCGAGAGCTAACGATAAACGGAAAAAGCGTCTGTCGCGTAAACGGAAAATTAGTCACGATCGCTACATTGCGTGAAATTGGCTCCACCCTTGTCGATATTCACGGACAACATGAGCATCAAGAATTGCTTGATGAAAGTAAGCATTTACATTTATTAGACGAATATGGCGGTGAGCGTATTCGCGAAGCGTTGGAAGAATACGGATCTTTGTATACCGCATACGAGCGAGTCAAGCGTCAGCTACAAAAGTTAAATGAAAATGAGCAACAAATGGCTCATCGTTTAGATTTATTAACGTTTCAGTTAGATGAAATTCAAAAAGCAGAGCTACAGTTAGATGAAGATGAACAGCTAATGGAAGAGCGGCGAAAAATCGTTAACTTCCAGAAAATATACGAGGCGTTACAAAGTAGCTATGAAGCGCTTTACGGGGAGCAACGCGGACTTGATTGGATTGGATTAGCGATGAATCATTTAGATCATGTGAGCGAAATCGATTCATCGTTGAAACAAGCCCAAGAAGTTGTATCGAACTGTTATTATTTGTTAGAAGAAGTGGCTCATCAACTGCGTGAGCAATTAGATCAATTAGAATACGATCCGCTTCGACTTGATGAAATTGAAAGTCGCTTAAATGAAATTAACCATTTGAAACGCAAATACGGCCAAACGGTACGTGACATCTTAGAATATGCGGCGAAAGTGGAAGAAGAAATTGAAACGATTCAACACCGCGATGATCATATTCATAAATTGCAGATCGAACTTCAATCCATTATGGCTGATTTATTAGTTGAAGCGAAACATATAAGCGAATTGCGTATGCAATATGCGAAACAACTGATCGACGACATTCATCAAGAACTAAAAGATTTATACATGGAAAAAACGACGTTTGATGTTGTTTTTCGAAAACGTCAAGGAACGTACGATGATCCATTGCTTGACGGAACGCCTGTAAAGTTGCAAGCAGACGGGATGGACGAAGTTGAGTTTTACATTTCAACGAATCCAGGGGAACCGTTAAAACCGCTTGCCAAAGTTGCATCAGGTGGAGAATTATCGCGCATGATGCTTGCCTTAAAGAGCATTTTCTCTAAACATCAAGGTGTCACATCTATTATTTTTGATGAAGTCGATACCGGTGTAAGCGGTCGCGTCGCTCAAGCCATTGCGGAAAAAATTTATCGCGTAGCACGCCATTCGCAAGTATTATGCATTTCGCACTTACCACAAGTGGCAGCGATGGCGGATACGCATTTATTTATTGCAAAAGAAACGAAAGATGGACGGACAAAAACAACGGTGGAAGCGTTAAACGAACAAGAAAAAATTAACGAAATTAGCCGTATGATTTCTGGAGTGGAGATTACAGACTTAACGAAACAGCATGCACGTGAGTTATTGCAATTAGCTAAAAAGATCAAAAACGAAACAACATAA
- a CDS encoding SpoIVB peptidase, with protein sequence MNFDKLRKGIGAFLLVSFIVLSMATPFQKYVNIPKQIVLFQGQTAHVPVFGSAHAITTNAVSVRQKEKLAISGEHVGESDVILQMAGFPIKQVNVKVLPDFKVVPGGQSIGVKLNTIGVLVVGHHLVETEQGKQSPGEKAGIRVGDAITHINGQKIEKMTDVSPFIEEAGRTGKPLRLTVSRDHDTFETTLTPLKDKHDQAYRIGLYIRDSAAGIGTMTFFDPKSNIYGALGHVISDMDTKKPIIVRDGTIVKSTVTAIDKGRNGSPGEKLARFSADKQVIGDIRTNSPFGIFGKLSKPIQNGIFDKPMPIALSTDVKKGPAKILTVVEQDQVEAFDVEIVSVTPQKFPATKGMVIKVTDPRLLEKTGGIVQGMSGSPIIQDGKLIGAVTHVFVNDPTSGYGVHIEWMLHEAGINIYDRNEQKAS encoded by the coding sequence TTGAATTTTGACAAGTTAAGAAAAGGAATAGGTGCATTTCTCCTTGTTTCTTTTATCGTTCTAAGTATGGCAACACCATTTCAAAAGTATGTAAATATTCCAAAACAAATTGTGTTATTTCAAGGACAAACGGCTCATGTGCCTGTGTTTGGTTCTGCTCATGCGATAACGACAAACGCTGTTTCTGTTCGACAAAAAGAAAAATTAGCGATTAGTGGAGAACATGTTGGAGAAAGCGATGTCATTTTACAAATGGCAGGATTTCCAATTAAACAAGTAAATGTAAAAGTATTGCCAGATTTCAAAGTTGTTCCCGGTGGTCAATCGATCGGCGTGAAGTTAAATACGATTGGCGTTCTTGTCGTCGGTCACCATTTAGTGGAGACGGAACAAGGAAAACAATCTCCCGGGGAGAAGGCTGGCATTCGAGTAGGGGACGCGATTACCCACATTAACGGACAAAAAATCGAAAAAATGACGGATGTTTCTCCATTCATTGAAGAGGCGGGAAGAACGGGTAAACCTTTACGATTAACCGTTTCTCGTGATCACGATACGTTTGAAACAACACTTACTCCGTTGAAAGATAAGCACGATCAGGCGTATCGTATCGGATTATACATTCGTGATTCAGCAGCTGGAATTGGGACAATGACGTTTTTCGATCCGAAATCAAACATATATGGAGCACTCGGACATGTCATCTCCGACATGGATACGAAAAAGCCAATTATCGTTCGAGATGGAACGATTGTGAAGTCAACAGTGACGGCAATCGATAAAGGAAGAAATGGAAGTCCTGGTGAAAAGCTAGCAAGATTTTCGGCCGATAAACAAGTGATTGGTGACATTAGAACGAACAGCCCGTTCGGTATTTTTGGTAAACTCTCAAAACCGATTCAAAATGGTATTTTTGACAAACCGATGCCCATTGCTCTGTCGACAGATGTAAAAAAAGGTCCCGCGAAAATATTAACCGTCGTCGAACAAGATCAGGTAGAAGCGTTTGATGTTGAAATTGTTAGTGTGACACCACAAAAATTCCCAGCAACGAAAGGAATGGTCATTAAAGTGACCGATCCACGGTTGCTAGAAAAAACAGGCGGAATTGTACAGGGGATGAGTGGAAGTCCAATCATTCAAGATGGTAAGCTTATTGGGGCCGTCACACACGTATTTGTCAATGACCCGACATCCGGCTATGGTGTCCACATTGAATGGATGTTGCATGAAGCTGGAATTAATATTTATGACCGAAATGAGCAAAAAGCGAGCTAA
- a CDS encoding sporulation transcription factor Spo0A: MSTIKVCIADDNRELVHLLEEYITSQGDMEVIGVAYNGQDCLQLLRDRDPDVLVLDIIMPHLDGLAVLEKLRIIKQPLPNVIMLTAFGQEDVTKKAVELGASYFILKPFDIEHLVNQIRRVCGKKPAVLKRPLLAPIRDGKPKNLDASITNIIHEIGVPAHIKGYLYLREAIAMVYNDVELLGSITKVLYPDIAKKYNTTASRVERAIRHAIEVAWSRGNLESISSLFGHTVSMSKAKPTNSEFIAMVADRLRLEHKAS, from the coding sequence GTGAGTACAATTAAAGTGTGCATTGCAGATGATAATCGTGAGTTAGTGCATTTGCTTGAAGAATACATTACAAGCCAAGGGGATATGGAAGTCATTGGCGTGGCATATAACGGACAGGATTGCTTGCAGTTGCTGCGCGATCGCGATCCTGATGTTCTCGTTCTTGACATCATTATGCCGCATTTAGATGGTTTGGCTGTATTAGAGAAGTTGCGTATAATTAAACAACCGTTACCAAACGTCATTATGTTAACGGCGTTCGGACAAGAAGATGTAACGAAAAAAGCAGTTGAACTTGGCGCTTCTTACTTCATTTTAAAACCGTTTGATATTGAGCATTTAGTCAATCAAATTCGCCGCGTATGTGGCAAAAAACCAGCCGTACTCAAACGACCGCTTCTTGCGCCAATTCGTGACGGAAAACCGAAAAATTTAGACGCAAGCATTACGAACATTATTCACGAAATCGGCGTCCCGGCGCATATTAAAGGATATTTATATTTGCGTGAAGCGATTGCAATGGTATACAACGATGTTGAGTTGCTCGGATCCATTACGAAAGTGCTTTATCCAGATATTGCAAAAAAATACAATACAACGGCTAGTCGCGTCGAGCGGGCAATTCGTCACGCGATCGAAGTGGCATGGAGTCGTGGTAATTTGGAATCAATTTCTTCTTTATTCGGCCATACCGTTAGCATGTCAAAAGCGAAACCGACAAATTCCGAATTTATTGCGATGGTTGCTGATCGGCTAAGACTTGAACATAAAGCGAGCTAA
- a CDS encoding YycC family protein, with protein MRPLQISLETAQKLAKALNVPLEQIMHMPQHILIQKLLEIEKKEQQKR; from the coding sequence ATGCGACCGTTACAAATTTCGTTAGAAACCGCCCAAAAGCTAGCAAAAGCATTAAATGTCCCGCTAGAACAAATTATGCACATGCCTCAGCACATATTAATCCAAAAGTTACTTGAGATCGAAAAAAAGGAACAACAAAAAAGGTAG